Proteins found in one Haloferax litoreum genomic segment:
- a CDS encoding DUF5828 family protein, translating into MEESISGFKCRGSWGEVVEHGERITRALRESGVEGAHFDDWDEWRPKSHERLGEDVNEKTAKQASVGEGEGEKEGKAPNEDLKTAGEKLSRSYEKIEAGDDEGAVESWQDSINYVARAADSAGRKALRKVEDTVYRKVMTQLAPYYFDNELISANIQQVGRGTGDEVFVFEVNVNDDGLKTNVSEMLRNYEDEVDRWHIDTEKETEVAEVVEGVEVPVTDAEKRSKSTTN; encoded by the coding sequence ATGGAAGAGAGCATCTCCGGATTCAAATGCCGGGGCTCTTGGGGGGAAGTCGTCGAACACGGGGAGCGAATCACCCGTGCCCTCCGCGAGTCCGGGGTCGAAGGCGCGCACTTCGACGACTGGGACGAGTGGCGGCCAAAATCGCACGAGCGACTGGGAGAAGACGTCAACGAGAAGACGGCCAAGCAAGCGAGTGTCGGCGAGGGCGAAGGTGAGAAGGAGGGGAAAGCGCCCAACGAAGACCTGAAGACGGCCGGCGAGAAGTTGTCTCGTTCCTACGAGAAAATCGAAGCGGGAGACGACGAGGGTGCCGTCGAGTCGTGGCAAGACTCCATCAACTACGTCGCGCGTGCTGCCGACTCCGCCGGGCGGAAAGCCCTCCGCAAAGTCGAAGACACCGTCTACCGGAAGGTGATGACGCAGTTGGCCCCGTACTACTTCGACAACGAACTCATCAGTGCCAACATCCAGCAGGTCGGCCGTGGAACGGGCGACGAAGTGTTCGTCTTCGAGGTCAACGTCAACGACGACGGCCTGAAGACGAACGTCTCGGAGATGCTCCGAAACTACGAGGACGAAGTGGACCGCTGGCACATCGACACCGAGAAAGAGACGGAAGTCGCGGAGGTTGTCGAAGGCGTCGAGGTGCCGGTCACAGACGCAGAGAAGCGGTCCAAGTCGACGACGAACTGA
- a CDS encoding helix-turn-helix domain-containing protein — protein sequence MADAPDMEDLMETDDPNFGHVLACVFGIQSHESRTYLALLDNPGSTVAELAEVLERDRSNVNRSLTTLLDKGLAERKRRLLDPGGYVYQYTATPLPEAKEMMHAALDEWADDVHARIDAFGES from the coding sequence ATGGCTGATGCACCGGATATGGAAGACCTGATGGAGACTGACGACCCGAATTTCGGGCACGTCCTCGCCTGTGTCTTCGGAATCCAGAGCCACGAGAGTCGGACGTACCTCGCGCTCCTCGACAACCCCGGAAGCACCGTCGCAGAACTCGCCGAAGTTCTCGAACGCGACCGGAGCAACGTCAATCGCTCGCTGACGACGCTGCTCGACAAGGGCCTCGCAGAGCGCAAACGCCGACTGCTGGACCCCGGCGGCTACGTCTACCAGTACACGGCGACGCCGCTCCCGGAGGCCAAAGAGATGATGCACGCCGCCCTCGACGAGTGGGCCGACGACGTGCACGCTCGTATCGACGCCTTCGGCGAGTCGTAA
- the thrC gene encoding threonine synthase: MSLELTAPIPEEPSVADDGTWLECIECGEQFAPFDDVRYTCDDCDGLLEVRYASPPTWDDFEGRGVWRYNAALPFEEGVSLPEGATPLHTVPRLESDVGVETLRIKHEGMNPTGSFKDRGMTVGVRVAKELGVGRLACASTGNTSAALAAYGARGGMETLVLLPAGKVAAGKIAQAALHDARILEVDGNFDSCLDIVQDLAARGEVYLLNSLNPFRLEGQKTIGLEILEEFFDDYGTYPDRIVLPVGNAGNTSALYKAFRELVQSGALDAEDVPKLTGVQAEGAAPMVEAIENGWDETRRWDDVETRATAIRIGNPVNAPKALPGIRETGGTAVAVSDEEITEAQRDLAAEGVGVEPASAASVAGLRKLRENGTVSEDEQVVCLTTGHLLKDPDAAFEAGDDPEPVPNDTDAVLEHLAE; encoded by the coding sequence ATGAGCCTCGAACTCACGGCACCTATCCCCGAGGAGCCATCTGTCGCCGACGACGGCACCTGGCTCGAATGTATCGAGTGCGGCGAACAGTTCGCACCGTTCGACGACGTACGGTACACGTGTGACGACTGTGACGGCCTCCTCGAAGTTCGCTACGCGTCCCCGCCGACGTGGGACGACTTCGAGGGCCGCGGCGTCTGGCGCTACAACGCCGCGCTCCCGTTCGAAGAAGGCGTCTCGCTCCCCGAGGGCGCGACGCCGCTGCACACCGTCCCGCGCCTCGAATCTGACGTCGGCGTCGAGACGCTTCGCATTAAACACGAGGGGATGAACCCCACGGGGTCGTTCAAAGACCGCGGCATGACCGTCGGCGTCCGCGTCGCGAAGGAACTCGGCGTCGGGCGTCTCGCCTGCGCTTCGACGGGTAACACCTCGGCCGCCCTCGCAGCATACGGCGCGCGCGGTGGGATGGAGACGCTCGTTTTGCTCCCTGCCGGGAAGGTCGCCGCCGGGAAGATTGCGCAGGCGGCGCTCCACGACGCCCGCATCCTCGAAGTCGACGGCAACTTCGACTCGTGTCTCGACATCGTACAGGACCTCGCCGCCCGCGGTGAGGTCTACCTCCTCAACTCGCTGAACCCCTTCCGCCTCGAAGGCCAGAAGACCATCGGCCTCGAAATTCTCGAAGAGTTCTTCGACGACTACGGCACGTACCCAGACCGAATCGTCCTCCCCGTCGGCAACGCGGGCAACACCTCGGCGCTCTACAAGGCGTTCCGCGAACTCGTCCAGTCGGGTGCGCTCGACGCCGAGGACGTGCCGAAACTGACGGGCGTGCAGGCAGAGGGTGCCGCCCCGATGGTCGAAGCCATCGAGAACGGGTGGGACGAGACGCGCCGCTGGGACGACGTGGAGACGCGTGCGACGGCCATCCGTATCGGCAACCCCGTCAACGCGCCGAAGGCACTCCCCGGAATCCGCGAGACGGGCGGCACTGCCGTCGCCGTCTCGGACGAGGAAATCACCGAGGCACAGCGTGACCTCGCCGCCGAGGGCGTCGGCGTCGAACCCGCGTCCGCGGCGTCTGTTGCCGGCCTCCGCAAACTCCGCGAGAACGGCACGGTCAGCGAAGACGAACAGGTCGTCTGTCTCACGACGGGGCACCTCCTGAAGGACCCCGACGCGGCGTTCGAGGCCGGTGACGACCCCGAACCGGTCCCGAACGATACCGACGCAGTGCTCGAACACCTCGCCGAGTAA